DNA from Corynebacterium stationis:
GGATATAGCACCATGACCTTTACTTTATTGCCCGCAGTAGATGTTGTTGACGGCCAGGCCGTCCGCTTGGACCAAGGAGAGGCCGGAACCGAAAAGTCTTATGGCACCCCATTGGAATCGGCGCTGAAATGGCAGGAGCAAGGTGCGCAGTGGCTGCACTTTGTGGACTTGGATGCGGCGTTTAACCGCGGCTCCAACCATGAGCTGATGGCAGAAGTCATCTCCAACCTGGACATCAAGGTAGAGCTCACCGGGGGTATCCGCGATGATGCATCGTTAAAGCGTGCATTGGATACCGGCGTGCAGCGGGTCAATATTGGTACCGCGGCCCTAGAAAACCCAGAGTGGATCGCGCGCGTGTTGGCAGAATACGGCGAGAAGATTGCTGTGGATATCGCCGTTCGCAATATCGATGGCCAGTGGCGTACCCGCGGCAATGGCTGGGTCTCTGATGGTGGCGACCTGTGGGAAGTACTTGAACGCCTCGACGCAGCAGGATGCAGCCGCTTTGTAGTCACCGATGTGTCGAAAGATGGCACCTTGACGGGGCCAAATGTTGAGCTTTTGCGTGATGTTGCCATGGCCACTGATGCCAAGATTGTCGCCTCCGGTGGAATTTCGACCTTGGATGACGTTTTGGAGCTGGCGCGCTATGAAAATGAAGGCATCGACTCGGCGATCATTGGCAAAGCTTTATATGAAGGCCGCTTCGATCTCGCGACAGCGCTTGACGCAGTGACTAAGGTAGAGCCATTACCGGAAGAAACCCCCATTGATTTGCTGGAGTCTCGCGAATGACCTCACCGCTAGAGCTGGTTGCCATTGCTGAAGCCGTGGTTGATGATGTCGAACAACTTTTCATCGATGGCTTAGGCGCCCCACCCGCTAGGTTTAAAGGCGAGGGCGATTTTGCCACCGAAGTAGATTTGGCAATCGAGGCTCATCTGCGCAGCTCGCTCACCCAGCTCACCGGCATCCCAGTCTATGGCGAAGAAGGTGGCGGCAACGCCGATTTGAATCAGACCGCGTGGGTTGTGGATCCAGTTGATGGCACCGCGAACTATGCCGCGGGCAATCCTTTGTGCGGCACAGTGGTTTCTTTGGTGCATGAGGCACGACCTATTGTTGCGATTGCTAATTTCCCGCTGCTCAAGCGGCGTCTAGTCGCAGCAGAAGGGATGGAGCTGCGCACTCTGGGTGGTTTGGAGTCCGGCTTTGGCGGTGGGGAAGATGCCTTGCCTTTTGAAGATTCCCGCGGGCACATTGGGTGTTCTTCGCATCTGCCGACACCGCTTTTCGATGATCTCCGGAGCGTGGGCTTGCGCCCACGCATGACCGGCTCGGTGTGCTTGGATTCAGCATTCGTTGCGCAAGGTGTTTTTGACGGCGCGGTGAACTTTTCTCCGCACCCGTGGGATAACGCCGCGGGCGCACTGTTTATCCAGGCAGTCGGCGGAGTTGCCACTGATCCTGAAGGCAACCCCTGGACGGCCTTTTCGCATGGCCTGGTGGTCGGCACGGAACAGGTCCATGCCACCATCCTTGAATCCATCAAGCGTACTGGCGTGGGAACCCGCCAGGTATAGATTTAAAACAAAACTTATTTTAAAAGGAGCTTGCCATGGCTGTGGCAATTCGCGTTATTCCGTGCCTCGATGTTGATCAGGGCCGTGTTGTTAAAGGCGTGAACTTTGAAAACCTGCGCGATGCTGGGGATCCAGTCGAACTTGCGCAACGCTATAACGAACTCGGCGCAGATGAACTGACCTTTTTGGATGTCTCTGCTTCCAAGCACGGACGCGGAACCATGTTGGATGTGGTGCGCCGTACCGCCGACCAGGTCTTTATCCCGCTGACTGTCGGCGGTGGAGTGCGCTCAGCTGACGACGTTCGCGAGTTGCTCCGTGCCGGTGCCGACAAGGTCTCCGTTAATACCTCTGCGATTGCACGTCCGGAGCTTTTGCGCGAGCTGGCTGATATCTTCGGCTCGCAATGCATCGTGTTATCTGTCGACGCGCGCCGTTCCGCAGAGCAGCCATCCGGCTATGAAGTCACCACGCACGGTGGCACCAAGTCTGCTGGTTTAGATGCTTTGGAATGGGCACGTCGTGGCGAAGAGCTGGGAGTAGGCGAGATTTTGCTGAACTCCATGGACGGCGATGGCACCCGGGGCGGCTTTGATATTGAGATGCTCAAGGCCGTGCGTGAGGTAGTTACCGTGCCAGTCATCGCTTCCGGTGGTGCAGGCAAAGCCGCCGATTTCCCACCAGCTGTCGAAGCCGGTGCCCAAGCTGTGCTGGCAGCTTCAATTTTCCACTTCCAGGAAGTTACGATTGCCGAAGTAAAGCAAGAGCTTTCATATGCTGGATATGAGGTGCGCTAGTGACAAATCACACCACAAGCCCAGCAGACTATGACCTGGCACCGGATATTGCCGCGCGTTTAAAACGCAATGAACAAGGCTTGGTTCCTGCAATTGTGCAGGCAGACACCGGCGAAGTACTGATGATGGCGTGGATGGATGACCACGCGCTGGCGCATTCTTTGCACACCCGCAAGGGCACCTATTTCTCTCGCTCGCGTAATGGATATTGGGTGAAAGGGGAGACCTCTGGCAATGTACAAGAGGTAATCGGTGCACGACTAGATTGTGATGGAGACACCATTTTGCTGACTGTTCGTCAGTCCGGTGGTGCCTGCCATACGGGTGATCGGACCTGCTTTGATGCAGATGACTTGCTTTCCCCACAACCTAAGAATCCTTCTTAAGGAGAAGTGATCTTTTTATGGGCAGGCGTATTGGCCCCCTACTTTTTGCCATAGCCGCGATTGTCTTGTGGCTGTCATCCCGCGCTACTTGGGTTACAGCGCACGTAGAAGATGAGCTTTCAGGCGCGCAGACCTTGCCTTTGATTGGCAGCTTCTGGTCGCTAGAGCTCATGGGCCTGACTCTGCTGCTTTTGGCAGGCGTGCTCGCAGGACTTGCTTTGCGCCGAATTGGTCGCCGCATCGTCGGCATCATTGCCGCCCTGGCCGGCGCCGCGGTGGCGTGGGGGCCGCTGCAATTGCTTACCCGTGGTGCTGATCCCCAGCGCGCGCAGAACTTGCTGCAAGCAAGTGAAGCTAATCAAAATGCTGTGGACAATGTCACCATTTCTTCCTGGGCGCAGGTGGTTTCTGTCGATGTTGCCCAGCTTGGTCCCATCTGCGCGGTAGCGGCTGGCGCTGCCGCAGTATTCGGCGGTGTGCTCTTGGCGATGCAGCCGGGGGGAGACAAACCCCGTTCCCACAAGTATGAGACTTCGGCCGCGCGTGAAGAGGCTTTGGCCGAAGACCTGCGCAATTCCCCGGATTCTGGGCGCGTGATGTGGGATGCTCTCGATGCAGATATTGATCCCACGGATTTGCCCCACCAGAAATAGTGCACGATTTCATTTTCCATAGCTTCAACCGATAACCTAGATGTGATTTAGACTTCATTTATCTTGACTTCGGAAACGGGAGGTGTGCCAGTGCCAGCCCCGATTGCTGTGGAAAATATTTTGCGCGCAGCTCTTGATGATGTCGCAGCTCGCGAGGCAGTGGTGTCCTTCCAAGATGTTAAAGCCCGCTCGCGCAGCATGGCTCCACCGCGCGATGCACGCGCCGCGCTATTGCGTACTGGCTGCTCAGTAATTACCGAATTAAAACGCGCAGTGCCTTTCAAAGGGCCAATCGCCAATCTCGAATCGCCGCAGGCTATGGCAAGCCTTGCCACCAAGCTTGAAGAAGTTGGCGTGCATCTGATGGCATGTCAGACCGAAAGGCGCCGGTTCCACGGCTCTTTAGAAGATATGGCAGCAGCGCGCGAAGCCACAACCGTGCCCATGGTCTGCCGCGATGTCATCGTGGACCCGTATCAAATCCATGAAGCACGATGTTATGGCGCAGATGTTGTCACCTTGCAGGTCGCTGTCTTAGAACAAGCCCGCTTGGAATCTCTGCTGGATCGCACAGAATCTTTAGGGATGGTCGCACTGTTAGAAGTGCGCGATCCACAAGAAGTCGACCGCGCCATTCAAGCCGGGGGAACGGTCGTAGGCGTTAATGCATGGTCGGTGACATCAGATGAGCTGCATCGAGAAGCTTTTGCGGATATTGTGCCGGGGTTGCCAGAAAGCGTAATCCGCATTGCCGTGGGTGGGGTTCAAACTTCGAAAGAATTATTAAAGTACGCATCCTTTGGGGCGGATGCCATCATGGTCGGGGAATCAGTAATGACAGCGCAAAGCCCATCGGCTATGGCGCGCAGCTTGGTCGCTACAGGCCAGCACCCAGCGTGCCCATCGCGCAAGGTCTAGTGCCAAAGCTCTATTCGTTTGTGGCACACTGAAGCATGTGCAAACGATGATTTTGGCTAATATTCCCTCTCCGCCGCAAGGCGTGTGGCACCTTGGACCACTTCCCATTCGCGCTTATGCCCTGTGCATTATCGTGGGTATTTTAGTTGCCCTGTGGTTAACGCAGCGTCGGTATACCGCGATGGGCGGCAACTCCGACACGGTGTGGGATGCCGCCATC
Protein-coding regions in this window:
- the priA gene encoding bifunctional 1-(5-phosphoribosyl)-5-((5-phosphoribosylamino)methylideneamino)imidazole-4-carboxamide isomerase/phosphoribosylanthranilate isomerase PriA translates to MTFTLLPAVDVVDGQAVRLDQGEAGTEKSYGTPLESALKWQEQGAQWLHFVDLDAAFNRGSNHELMAEVISNLDIKVELTGGIRDDASLKRALDTGVQRVNIGTAALENPEWIARVLAEYGEKIAVDIAVRNIDGQWRTRGNGWVSDGGDLWEVLERLDAAGCSRFVVTDVSKDGTLTGPNVELLRDVAMATDAKIVASGGISTLDDVLELARYENEGIDSAIIGKALYEGRFDLATALDAVTKVEPLPEETPIDLLESRE
- the hisF gene encoding imidazole glycerol phosphate synthase subunit HisF encodes the protein MAVAIRVIPCLDVDQGRVVKGVNFENLRDAGDPVELAQRYNELGADELTFLDVSASKHGRGTMLDVVRRTADQVFIPLTVGGGVRSADDVRELLRAGADKVSVNTSAIARPELLRELADIFGSQCIVLSVDARRSAEQPSGYEVTTHGGTKSAGLDALEWARRGEELGVGEILLNSMDGDGTRGGFDIEMLKAVREVVTVPVIASGGAGKAADFPPAVEAGAQAVLAASIFHFQEVTIAEVKQELSYAGYEVR
- a CDS encoding indole-3-glycerol phosphate synthase TrpC; the protein is MPAPIAVENILRAALDDVAAREAVVSFQDVKARSRSMAPPRDARAALLRTGCSVITELKRAVPFKGPIANLESPQAMASLATKLEEVGVHLMACQTERRRFHGSLEDMAAAREATTVPMVCRDVIVDPYQIHEARCYGADVVTLQVAVLEQARLESLLDRTESLGMVALLEVRDPQEVDRAIQAGGTVVGVNAWSVTSDELHREAFADIVPGLPESVIRIAVGGVQTSKELLKYASFGADAIMVGESVMTAQSPSAMARSLVATGQHPACPSRKV
- a CDS encoding inositol monophosphatase family protein, which translates into the protein MTSPLELVAIAEAVVDDVEQLFIDGLGAPPARFKGEGDFATEVDLAIEAHLRSSLTQLTGIPVYGEEGGGNADLNQTAWVVDPVDGTANYAAGNPLCGTVVSLVHEARPIVAIANFPLLKRRLVAAEGMELRTLGGLESGFGGGEDALPFEDSRGHIGCSSHLPTPLFDDLRSVGLRPRMTGSVCLDSAFVAQGVFDGAVNFSPHPWDNAAGALFIQAVGGVATDPEGNPWTAFSHGLVVGTEQVHATILESIKRTGVGTRQV
- a CDS encoding TIGR02234 family membrane protein produces the protein MGRRIGPLLFAIAAIVLWLSSRATWVTAHVEDELSGAQTLPLIGSFWSLELMGLTLLLLAGVLAGLALRRIGRRIVGIIAALAGAAVAWGPLQLLTRGADPQRAQNLLQASEANQNAVDNVTISSWAQVVSVDVAQLGPICAVAAGAAAVFGGVLLAMQPGGDKPRSHKYETSAAREEALAEDLRNSPDSGRVMWDALDADIDPTDLPHQK
- the hisI gene encoding phosphoribosyl-AMP cyclohydrolase — protein: MTNHTTSPADYDLAPDIAARLKRNEQGLVPAIVQADTGEVLMMAWMDDHALAHSLHTRKGTYFSRSRNGYWVKGETSGNVQEVIGARLDCDGDTILLTVRQSGGACHTGDRTCFDADDLLSPQPKNPS